In one Erythrobacteraceae bacterium WH01K genomic region, the following are encoded:
- a CDS encoding WecB/TagA/CpsF family glycosyltransferase, whose protein sequence is MREAAPVAAKLVAKQTICLDDNAVQKEIRDLVRPDQHLRVISFVNVNTIIKAREDARFFDAIMLSHRVYRDGIGVEILMRKAGREPGLNVNGTDFIPRLIAATPRERKLALLGTTAGRVAATSRRLEQAGFGEIVQCDGFKDEDHYVRLLAEERPSLVILGMGMPKQELLAERLLQDPAFTRTGMVVVNGGAIIDFMSGEIQRAPGWMRRAKVEWAYRLAREPKRLLPRFIDNTRFLLASKRLGRDVKTHLDGNRD, encoded by the coding sequence GTGAGGGAAGCCGCACCCGTCGCAGCAAAGCTGGTCGCGAAGCAGACGATCTGCCTCGACGACAATGCCGTGCAGAAGGAGATACGCGACCTGGTCCGCCCCGACCAGCATTTGCGCGTTATCTCGTTCGTCAATGTCAACACGATCATCAAGGCACGCGAGGATGCCCGTTTTTTCGATGCAATCATGTTGTCTCACCGGGTCTACAGGGACGGTATCGGGGTCGAGATACTGATGCGAAAAGCAGGTCGCGAACCGGGACTCAACGTGAACGGAACCGACTTCATTCCCAGATTGATCGCTGCCACGCCTCGCGAACGAAAACTGGCCTTGCTCGGCACGACTGCCGGACGCGTTGCCGCCACGAGCCGGAGGCTGGAGCAGGCAGGCTTCGGCGAAATCGTACAGTGCGATGGGTTCAAGGACGAAGACCATTACGTCCGGCTGCTGGCGGAAGAGCGCCCCTCTCTCGTGATTCTGGGCATGGGCATGCCGAAACAGGAACTGCTGGCAGAGAGGTTGCTGCAAGACCCTGCATTCACTCGGACCGGGATGGTCGTGGTCAATGGCGGTGCCATCATCGATTTCATGAGCGGCGAGATCCAAAGGGCGCCCGGATGGATGCGCCGGGCCAAGGTGGAATGGGCCTATCGCCTTGCGCGCGAGCCAAAACGGTTGCTGCCGCGCTTCATCGATAACACGCGGTTCCTCCTCGCGTCGAAAAGGCTGGGCCGAGATGTGAAAACCCATCTGGACGGGAACCGCGACTAA
- a CDS encoding glycosyltransferase yields MLQTVIVIVTFNSAADIERCVRSAAHHCAWLQPGTHEVHVVDNASTDDTRTILAQLAQEFAWLQIHLNDENLGFGNANNVVLRGIEARTYWLLNADAWLIADSIGPAHELILRNEDIGVVGLPLVFPDGSPQTAAFERSSAFRWFLFILGARRLANRMIRSPLFKSLMLRLPLTKTFARTHGVSPLPLAEAARPVRADDLRVRDASWVAGAALGISRPFRDASGGFDPAIFLYGEDEDLCLEAHRRGFRVTIVDGPPVVHKLGWNASKAFNFTVARLKYRSLKYFIGKNVQFFPERMAMYALLPFYVYGRHVFAALIRSRS; encoded by the coding sequence ATGCTCCAGACCGTCATCGTCATCGTTACGTTCAATTCGGCTGCCGACATCGAGCGCTGCGTTCGTTCGGCCGCGCATCACTGCGCGTGGCTTCAGCCCGGAACGCATGAGGTGCACGTCGTCGACAACGCATCGACTGACGATACGCGCACCATCCTGGCGCAACTGGCGCAGGAATTCGCGTGGCTGCAAATTCATCTGAACGATGAAAATCTGGGTTTCGGCAACGCCAATAATGTTGTCCTGCGAGGGATCGAGGCACGCACGTACTGGCTCCTCAATGCCGATGCCTGGCTGATCGCGGACAGTATCGGTCCCGCCCATGAACTGATTTTGCGGAACGAAGACATCGGTGTTGTCGGCCTGCCCCTCGTCTTCCCTGACGGTTCGCCGCAGACCGCCGCGTTCGAACGATCCTCGGCGTTTCGATGGTTTCTCTTTATTCTCGGCGCCCGCCGCCTCGCCAACCGGATGATTCGCAGCCCGCTGTTCAAATCGCTCATGCTGCGACTGCCGTTGACCAAGACCTTCGCCCGGACTCATGGGGTCTCCCCCCTTCCGCTGGCCGAAGCAGCCCGACCCGTCCGGGCGGACGACCTTCGCGTCCGCGATGCAAGTTGGGTCGCGGGGGCCGCCCTCGGGATCTCCCGTCCGTTCCGCGACGCCAGCGGCGGATTCGATCCGGCCATATTCCTGTATGGAGAGGACGAAGATTTGTGCCTCGAAGCACATAGGCGCGGATTTCGCGTGACCATCGTCGATGGCCCCCCGGTCGTTCACAAGCTTGGCTGGAATGCTTCCAAAGCGTTCAATTTCACCGTCGCGCGATTGAAGTATCGATCTCTCAAGTACTTCATCGGGAAGAATGTCCAATTCTTTCCCGAACGCATGGCAATGTACGCGCTTCTACCTTTCTACGTCTATGGTCGTCATGTATTCGCCGCATTGATCAGGAGCCGGTCGTGA
- a CDS encoding sulfotransferase domain-containing protein — protein sequence MKSLSQYAFDLQRFGLTPARIASRLVGEARHAPRILTVTMPKSGTNLLQRLLVLHPALSRALLPTLGQRNRERWSDIEKLLAPIGPGRIVSSHFDFDPDLAATVGDKLGYKILLMVRDPRDAVISDMHYIQSWPGHPLKERVASMKDDKTRLLAIINGEHGGRNIRDQILRFSDWTGHAHTVRFEDTVGAQGGGTDETQLETVRGIFAYLGMDVSLEQAKAIAVDARSSKTQTFRTGRIRNWETVYDRDVKDAFKAVAGDQLIELGYEKDHDW from the coding sequence ATGAAAAGCCTTTCTCAATACGCATTCGACCTGCAAAGATTTGGTCTGACGCCGGCGCGCATAGCGTCCCGTCTTGTCGGCGAGGCACGTCATGCGCCGCGCATCCTGACGGTGACGATGCCCAAGTCGGGGACCAATCTCCTCCAGAGATTGCTCGTCCTGCATCCTGCACTTAGCCGTGCGCTGCTGCCGACCCTGGGTCAGCGCAACAGGGAAAGATGGAGCGACATCGAGAAGCTGCTGGCCCCGATCGGCCCTGGACGCATCGTGTCGTCACATTTCGATTTCGATCCCGATCTCGCAGCCACGGTAGGCGACAAGCTCGGGTACAAGATCCTGCTCATGGTTCGCGATCCGCGCGATGCCGTAATTTCCGACATGCACTACATCCAGAGCTGGCCGGGTCACCCCCTGAAAGAGCGGGTCGCATCCATGAAGGATGACAAGACTCGCCTTCTCGCCATCATCAACGGGGAACATGGCGGCCGGAACATCAGGGATCAGATCCTGCGCTTCTCTGACTGGACTGGCCATGCCCATACCGTAAGGTTCGAAGATACCGTGGGAGCGCAGGGCGGCGGAACCGACGAGACGCAACTGGAAACGGTCCGCGGCATTTTCGCCTACCTGGGAATGGACGTCTCGCTGGAACAGGCGAAAGCCATCGCTGTCGATGCACGGTCCAGCAAGACACAGACCTTCCGTACCGGCCGTATCCGCAATTGGGAAACAGTGTACGACCGCGATGTCAAAGATGCCTTCAAGGCAGTCGCGGGCGATCAGTTGATCGAACTCGGTTACGAAAAAGACCACGACTGGTAA
- a CDS encoding sulfotransferase produces MSVDLIIGGASKAGTTALYDMLKQSPAFFLPERKELHYFSRPDLEKTTAGPGDAAVLAEIPATLKSYLHHYEAKQPGQVAVDISPSYLFHYGSAARIAEALPSARAVFILREPEEKVFSQYVHLVGEARESLSFENALEAEPSRKSAGYADMWLYRESGYYADAIAAFQRALGAENVKVILFDDFRRDPQGVLKAISLFAGVTEDQRFDTSINANVSGAPRSRLLARIAAPNRFTNILRALLPPPVGQALRRALRKVNTGAKPELPDQVRAALRSDFRGDIDRLEALIGRPTGWLENEPVGIPAVTRRTSDIQQTGGPA; encoded by the coding sequence ATGAGCGTCGACCTCATCATTGGCGGCGCCTCGAAAGCCGGCACCACTGCGCTCTACGACATGTTGAAGCAAAGCCCCGCGTTTTTCCTGCCGGAACGCAAGGAGCTGCATTATTTCTCGCGGCCCGATCTCGAAAAGACAACTGCCGGTCCCGGAGATGCAGCGGTTTTGGCAGAAATTCCGGCGACGCTGAAATCGTATCTGCACCATTACGAAGCGAAGCAGCCCGGTCAGGTCGCCGTAGACATCTCGCCATCCTACCTCTTCCATTATGGCAGTGCCGCGCGGATAGCAGAAGCCCTGCCTTCCGCGAGGGCGGTCTTCATCCTGCGCGAACCTGAGGAAAAGGTCTTTTCCCAATATGTTCACCTCGTGGGAGAAGCCCGCGAAAGCCTGTCTTTCGAAAACGCGCTGGAAGCCGAACCCTCACGCAAAAGCGCTGGGTATGCCGACATGTGGCTGTACCGGGAAAGCGGGTATTACGCGGACGCGATTGCGGCGTTCCAGCGCGCACTCGGGGCGGAAAACGTGAAAGTGATCCTGTTCGACGATTTCAGGCGCGATCCGCAAGGCGTATTGAAGGCGATCTCCCTGTTTGCAGGCGTAACGGAAGATCAGCGTTTCGACACTTCCATCAATGCCAATGTTTCCGGCGCACCGCGTTCACGGCTCCTGGCGCGCATTGCTGCACCGAACCGGTTTACGAACATTCTTCGGGCCTTGCTCCCCCCTCCGGTCGGCCAGGCTCTTCGCAGGGCCTTGCGAAAAGTGAATACAGGCGCGAAACCGGAACTGCCGGATCAGGTCCGGGCCGCCTTGCGAAGTGATTTCCGTGGCGATATCGACCGGCTCGAAGCGCTGATCGGTCGCCCCACCGGTTGGCTCGAAAACGAACCGGTCGGCATACCTGCGGTGACGCGCCGGACCAGTGACATCCAACAAACAGGCGGGCCTGCATGA
- a CDS encoding Coenzyme F420 hydrogenase/dehydrogenase, beta subunit C-terminal domain has protein sequence MTFVEKIKKSDLCIGCGYCASFSSRQMEYDRNGFLVPSSAGPELTRSEEALVKAACPGKNAEDVFCTDDATPEVAVDHLWGPYTTALTGFATHAETRHTGSSGGVLTALSRYLVETGQVDGVLSTTYDEAYPVGTSSEVTDDADVLLRAGGSKYCPASPLATLDYIRDNPGTYAVVGRPCDIATLRRAIKAGDPVGDRIAYLFSFFCAGTPSDTGNRKLVSDLGVRKFEDLDYLRHRGNGWPGDTVAKLKDGSEKTCTYNQSWGGILRNYTHNLCKICTDGIGEQADIVAADAWYGDDEGYPVFEESDGRSLIMARTPIGEKLLRAAMADGWLATEAFDLRQLDQMQVGQTARRLQLLDRVRAFRAMGLPTPRYRQAALRQYARGVPLSRRIMNFGATVRRIIRKRMKKAPKTRRIS, from the coding sequence GTGACCTTCGTCGAAAAAATAAAGAAATCTGACCTGTGCATCGGCTGCGGCTATTGTGCATCGTTCTCTTCCCGGCAGATGGAATATGACAGGAACGGTTTCCTTGTCCCCTCCAGTGCAGGGCCCGAACTGACGCGTTCGGAAGAGGCGTTGGTCAAGGCTGCCTGCCCTGGAAAGAATGCGGAGGACGTGTTCTGCACCGATGACGCCACGCCCGAAGTGGCTGTCGATCATCTGTGGGGGCCTTACACAACGGCCCTGACCGGTTTCGCCACCCATGCAGAGACGCGGCATACCGGGTCGTCAGGCGGCGTGTTGACAGCACTCTCACGGTATCTCGTCGAAACCGGGCAGGTGGATGGCGTCCTGTCTACAACCTATGACGAGGCATATCCGGTCGGTACCAGCAGCGAGGTCACCGATGATGCCGACGTCTTGCTGCGGGCTGGCGGTTCGAAATACTGCCCCGCTTCCCCGTTGGCGACATTGGACTACATACGCGACAATCCCGGAACCTACGCCGTCGTCGGCAGGCCGTGCGATATCGCCACGCTTCGCCGTGCGATCAAAGCCGGCGATCCAGTCGGCGACCGGATTGCTTACCTCTTCTCCTTCTTCTGTGCCGGAACGCCCAGCGATACGGGGAACCGCAAGCTCGTCAGCGATTTGGGCGTCCGGAAGTTCGAGGACCTCGACTATCTCCGCCATCGCGGAAACGGCTGGCCGGGGGATACCGTTGCGAAACTTAAAGACGGGTCGGAAAAGACCTGCACCTATAACCAGAGCTGGGGCGGGATCCTGCGGAATTACACGCATAATCTGTGCAAGATCTGCACTGACGGCATCGGCGAACAGGCCGACATCGTTGCGGCGGATGCCTGGTACGGAGACGATGAAGGCTATCCCGTGTTCGAGGAATCGGACGGACGCAGCCTGATCATGGCGCGAACACCCATCGGGGAGAAACTGCTCCGCGCAGCAATGGCCGATGGCTGGCTGGCGACCGAGGCATTCGACCTGCGCCAGCTGGACCAGATGCAGGTCGGACAGACGGCACGCCGTCTTCAATTACTTGACCGGGTAAGGGCATTCCGGGCTATGGGCCTCCCCACCCCCCGATACAGGCAGGCTGCCTTGCGCCAATACGCACGTGGGGTCCCGCTGAGCCGCAGGATCATGAACTTTGGCGCTACCGTCCGGCGCATCATACGCAAACGAATGAAGAAGGCGCCCAAGACCCGGCGGATTTCGTGA
- a CDS encoding lipopolysaccharide biosynthesis protein, which produces MVASLANTIVVFILAARALGPASFGEFAFYFAIASGFGLVFDFGYPISLLRNRLSFLPQGRLRIPLSSFYVKSAMFIVLTPLAVFALALAGAEYLLAIVFWAGIALRSVSNFLAASLRSLGLHKVDAWNNLVSSAIGTGAAVAALLVAPTKMGFAVALLVGSAFVLMLTWLAWRRKCRFVRVRMTRARLGSELRENFVFFLDAVCRRSFGLLDVAILGIFASPVVVGLYQSAQKIVQGVNIFAQPFSNVLMPLLSKHSRTPDSFARNSRLAIIGQTLFGVVSGCLVALVGPYVVPLVFSQEFAEAGSLFPFFGILIVIRFAFSAVSISRVAQGFILERLISNAMVLFFFAVLGSAGAYWYGARGVIVALTAATLIGLFYLSFLIRNRSAGLGPE; this is translated from the coding sequence GTGGTGGCGAGCCTTGCCAATACGATCGTCGTATTCATCCTTGCCGCCCGGGCACTGGGCCCGGCTTCGTTCGGGGAATTTGCATTCTATTTCGCAATCGCATCGGGCTTTGGACTGGTGTTCGATTTCGGCTATCCCATCAGCCTTCTGCGCAACAGGCTCAGCTTCCTGCCGCAGGGCCGCCTCAGGATTCCCTTATCCTCCTTCTACGTGAAGTCGGCGATGTTCATCGTCCTGACCCCGCTTGCCGTTTTCGCGCTTGCGCTCGCCGGGGCGGAGTATCTGCTGGCCATCGTATTCTGGGCGGGAATAGCACTTCGTTCGGTCAGTAATTTCCTCGCAGCCAGTCTGCGAAGCCTCGGCCTTCACAAGGTGGACGCCTGGAACAATCTGGTTTCAAGCGCCATCGGTACAGGAGCGGCAGTCGCCGCCCTGCTTGTGGCCCCGACGAAAATGGGCTTTGCCGTGGCACTGCTGGTGGGCAGCGCCTTCGTTTTGATGCTCACCTGGCTGGCATGGCGAAGGAAATGCCGGTTCGTCCGGGTGCGCATGACGCGTGCCAGGTTGGGATCCGAACTCCGCGAGAACTTCGTTTTCTTCCTGGACGCTGTATGCAGGCGCAGCTTCGGATTGCTGGATGTCGCCATCCTGGGAATTTTCGCGTCGCCTGTGGTCGTTGGCCTCTACCAGTCGGCACAGAAGATCGTGCAGGGCGTGAACATTTTCGCCCAGCCCTTCAGCAATGTTCTGATGCCGCTGCTTTCAAAACATTCTCGCACTCCTGACAGTTTTGCCCGCAATTCGCGGCTGGCGATCATCGGACAAACCTTGTTCGGCGTCGTGTCCGGATGTCTAGTTGCCCTGGTCGGTCCATATGTGGTCCCACTGGTTTTTTCGCAGGAATTTGCAGAGGCTGGCTCCCTGTTTCCCTTTTTCGGCATCTTGATCGTGATACGGTTCGCATTCAGCGCAGTGTCGATTTCTCGTGTTGCGCAAGGGTTCATACTGGAGCGCCTTATTTCAAATGCGATGGTCCTTTTCTTTTTCGCGGTCCTGGGTTCGGCAGGGGCGTATTGGTATGGTGCCCGCGGGGTAATCGTTGCATTGACGGCGGCAACGCTTATCGGGCTGTTTTATCTTTCATTTCTCATTCGAAACCGTTCTGCCGGATTGGGCCCGGAATAG
- a CDS encoding polysaccharide pyruvyl transferase family protein, which translates to MLLAAFICRQAEAWPIHRKPGPRRRVSPSFSPLSCYRDARSTTAPSPAVNFDVRFRRSCHRLRYDVKGGRKSVRWPKGSAVQKNKLTVGLFWHSFKSNNLGVMALTDANMGLIADAAGDIEIDFVVFGSRGNATFSPPDDYGRVRHIDVSSVLAVKSIFDEIRKCDLVYDIGGGDSFADIYGWKRLSKVAGLKLVAAAAGRRPVLSPQTIGPFTSPSTRAVGKTALRACADVFARDRPSYERARKLLGNSSSPALHLSSDVAFSLKRLEDWPSPFPEMQDGKKHVGINVSGLLYEGGYAGDNQFGLSVNYPSLIDGLVGNLSSNADVQCWLVPHVFNPAEETMESDLRASRKVVERFPQARLAPVFDGPREAKTFISRMDLMLAARMHAAIAAVSSGTACVPMAYSVKFEGLFKSIGYPVVMDLKSVSDSDAMKLVMDCLADSEALKEKARTAGANAMTALQPYRDKIARDLAEAQSRR; encoded by the coding sequence ATGCTCCTTGCTGCCTTTATCTGTCGACAAGCTGAAGCCTGGCCGATCCATCGCAAACCCGGTCCTCGCAGACGGGTATCGCCTTCCTTTTCACCGCTATCGTGCTATCGGGACGCGAGATCAACAACCGCCCCCAGCCCGGCAGTCAATTTCGATGTTCGGTTCCGAAGGAGCTGCCATCGCCTTCGCTATGATGTGAAAGGTGGGAGGAAGTCTGTCCGATGGCCCAAAGGATCAGCAGTGCAAAAAAACAAACTTACGGTCGGGCTGTTCTGGCACAGCTTCAAATCCAATAATCTGGGCGTGATGGCCTTGACCGATGCCAACATGGGGCTGATTGCCGATGCTGCGGGCGATATCGAGATCGATTTCGTCGTCTTCGGCTCTAGAGGAAACGCAACCTTCTCTCCCCCGGACGATTACGGCCGGGTCAGGCACATCGATGTCTCTTCCGTGCTCGCGGTGAAATCCATCTTCGACGAGATCCGCAAATGCGACCTCGTATACGACATTGGCGGCGGTGACAGTTTCGCAGATATTTACGGCTGGAAACGCCTGAGCAAGGTCGCCGGGCTCAAGCTGGTCGCAGCGGCTGCGGGACGCCGCCCCGTTCTTAGCCCGCAGACGATCGGCCCCTTTACCTCGCCCAGCACCAGGGCCGTCGGGAAGACCGCCTTGCGAGCATGCGCGGATGTGTTTGCGCGCGATCGGCCTTCTTATGAACGCGCCCGGAAATTGCTTGGAAATTCCAGTTCGCCTGCACTGCACCTGTCTTCCGACGTCGCTTTCAGCCTCAAACGGCTGGAAGATTGGCCCTCGCCTTTCCCCGAAATGCAGGATGGGAAAAAGCATGTCGGGATCAATGTTTCCGGACTGCTTTATGAAGGCGGGTATGCCGGCGACAACCAGTTCGGCCTTTCGGTCAACTATCCGTCATTGATAGATGGACTGGTAGGCAACCTTTCATCCAATGCCGATGTGCAATGCTGGCTTGTGCCCCACGTGTTCAATCCGGCGGAAGAAACGATGGAGAGCGACCTTCGTGCGTCGCGCAAGGTGGTCGAGCGTTTCCCGCAGGCCAGACTTGCGCCGGTTTTCGACGGCCCTCGCGAAGCCAAGACTTTCATCAGCAGGATGGACCTCATGCTGGCGGCCAGGATGCATGCAGCCATTGCGGCGGTATCTTCTGGCACGGCGTGCGTGCCGATGGCCTATTCGGTGAAGTTCGAGGGTTTGTTCAAGAGCATTGGGTATCCCGTCGTGATGGACCTGAAATCCGTTTCCGACAGCGATGCAATGAAGCTCGTCATGGATTGCCTTGCCGATAGCGAGGCTTTGAAGGAGAAGGCTCGGACGGCAGGTGCAAACGCGATGACCGCCTTGCAACCCTATCGCGACAAGATCGCCCGCGATCTGGCCGAGGCGCAGTCCCGGCGCTGA
- a CDS encoding sugar transferase, which yields MRVSNARQQKMTGRHPLSSAWLQLALYVLAGIIFPVAMRTRFDGARIAQEEATVAIFGICLATIMVWSILNRLRDYAKARLLSYVLPVNFLVFGSLSLVLLVLRLPYNISILLLSALAMTATSFMLIAVTRGNRQRYWVVPGGRAADTLGGLDETILLTPETLREIIGRRMNGSLVADLHHARSEEWDQLIAEAALSGLPVYHYRQVWEYTTGQVKIDHLRENNLGTLIPNIAYMKAKRLIDILLVIVLLPALILILPAVALWVKLDSKGPVFYVQERVGMRGHLFRMYKFRSMLAEPVRDRSDLEAAMTRSDDDRITRAGRIIRRFRIDELPQILNVLKGEMSWIGPRPEALPLSRSYEKAIPFYRYRHIVRPGLTGWAQVNQGHVTDLDEIDDKLGYDFYYIRHFSWWLDALIFLKTFRVIFGGFGAK from the coding sequence ATGCGGGTCTCGAACGCACGGCAGCAAAAAATGACTGGGAGGCATCCGCTTTCGTCTGCGTGGTTACAGCTGGCCTTGTATGTGCTCGCGGGCATCATTTTTCCTGTCGCCATGCGCACGCGGTTCGACGGCGCGCGGATTGCTCAGGAAGAGGCCACGGTTGCGATTTTCGGCATCTGTCTTGCGACGATCATGGTGTGGTCCATTCTCAACCGGCTGCGCGACTATGCGAAGGCCAGGTTGCTATCCTATGTGCTTCCGGTCAATTTCCTTGTCTTCGGTTCGCTGTCTCTGGTCCTGCTGGTCTTGAGATTGCCGTATAATATCTCGATCCTGCTACTAAGCGCATTGGCCATGACGGCCACGAGTTTCATGCTTATTGCGGTCACTCGCGGCAACCGCCAGAGATATTGGGTCGTGCCTGGAGGCCGTGCTGCCGACACGCTTGGCGGCCTGGACGAAACAATCCTTTTGACCCCTGAAACGTTGCGGGAAATAATTGGTCGCCGCATGAACGGATCGCTCGTCGCCGATCTGCATCACGCCCGCAGTGAGGAATGGGACCAGCTGATAGCGGAAGCAGCGCTGAGCGGCTTGCCGGTCTATCATTATCGCCAGGTCTGGGAATACACGACCGGGCAGGTCAAGATCGACCACCTGCGCGAAAACAATCTGGGAACGCTCATTCCCAATATCGCCTACATGAAGGCAAAGCGATTGATCGATATCCTGCTCGTGATCGTTCTGCTTCCTGCCTTGATCCTTATCCTCCCGGCCGTTGCGCTCTGGGTCAAACTCGATTCAAAGGGGCCCGTTTTTTACGTGCAGGAACGGGTCGGGATGCGTGGCCACCTGTTTCGTATGTACAAATTCCGGTCGATGCTTGCCGAACCGGTACGCGACCGTTCCGATCTGGAGGCCGCCATGACCCGGTCGGACGATGATCGCATTACCAGAGCGGGTCGCATCATCAGACGGTTCCGCATCGACGAATTGCCTCAGATACTGAATGTACTGAAGGGCGAGATGAGCTGGATCGGTCCGCGTCCTGAGGCTCTTCCGCTGTCCCGGTCCTACGAAAAGGCCATACCGTTCTACAGGTATCGTCATATCGTGCGCCCGGGTCTCACTGGCTGGGCGCAGGTCAATCAGGGGCATGTTACCGATCTCGACGAGATAGACGACAAGCTTGGTTACGATTTCTATTACATTCGCCACTTCTCCTGGTGGCTCGACGCGCTGATTTTCCTCAAGACCTTCCGCGTCATTTTCGGAGGTTTCGGAGCGAAATGA
- a CDS encoding O-antigen ligase family protein: MAAGIFAALVLLTGGASRGEVPQLALLYPGSILLLAFVAIRGGLANLGSLKIPALLLGGYMLWTLAQLIPLPHAIWSSLPQRAVIAEIDDLVGLGQVWRPITFAPERTLSTFFGLFTPLAALLIAATLPMADRQRNLRRILLLAIGANAILALVHAVLGGDALHFYEISNDDRPVGFFANVNHSVVLSAIGIVLCGMELAVAGGKSRRTQGRSGAAFIALATGVSLLCFVHLLIGGSRQGLIVMLPALLAAFAVFLAGRDKEKRGSKGAYQRKVGSALDVISRHRVAVLLALPALMTGGFLLLGEIPALSRLYDESLADNVRWTLYSPLIEMVSSFWLLGSGMGSFEDVYYMFETSALLAPFYVNQAHNDWLQIIIEGGVPAIALLACALILIGRRIFTVFRLGADGPARTVAWMAIVVILSFASLVDYPLRTPLFQTTVAWLFVMLDSAAFSRGARARDEVDEYAA; this comes from the coding sequence GTGGCGGCAGGCATTTTCGCAGCGCTGGTATTGCTCACGGGCGGTGCATCGCGTGGAGAAGTGCCGCAGCTCGCACTGCTTTACCCGGGTAGCATTTTGCTGCTGGCCTTTGTCGCAATCAGGGGCGGGCTTGCGAACCTCGGTTCGCTCAAGATCCCGGCGCTGTTGCTGGGGGGCTACATGCTATGGACGCTTGCGCAGCTTATCCCGCTTCCTCACGCAATCTGGTCCAGCCTTCCGCAAAGGGCTGTAATCGCCGAAATCGACGACCTTGTCGGTCTGGGACAGGTCTGGCGACCGATCACCTTCGCTCCGGAGCGGACGCTCTCGACGTTTTTCGGCCTTTTCACGCCCCTGGCGGCTCTCCTGATTGCCGCGACCTTGCCCATGGCCGATCGGCAAAGGAACCTTCGCCGGATCCTTCTGCTGGCCATCGGGGCGAATGCCATTCTCGCGCTCGTTCATGCAGTCCTGGGCGGCGATGCGCTGCATTTCTACGAAATCAGCAATGACGACCGGCCGGTGGGCTTTTTCGCCAACGTAAATCACTCTGTCGTTCTATCCGCCATCGGTATCGTTCTGTGCGGCATGGAATTGGCTGTCGCGGGCGGCAAATCCCGCAGGACGCAGGGCCGTAGCGGCGCGGCTTTCATCGCGCTCGCGACGGGAGTATCGCTCCTCTGCTTCGTCCACTTGCTCATCGGCGGTTCGCGGCAGGGGCTTATCGTGATGCTGCCGGCACTCCTTGCTGCTTTCGCCGTGTTTCTCGCGGGGCGGGATAAGGAAAAACGCGGTTCGAAAGGGGCGTATCAGCGGAAAGTGGGTTCGGCACTCGATGTCATTTCCAGGCACCGTGTCGCCGTGCTTCTGGCCCTTCCGGCCCTCATGACGGGCGGCTTCCTCCTGCTCGGCGAGATACCGGCCCTCTCGCGTCTGTATGACGAGTCGCTTGCGGACAACGTTCGCTGGACGCTGTACAGCCCCCTGATCGAGATGGTTTCTTCATTCTGGCTGCTGGGCTCCGGAATGGGCTCTTTCGAGGACGTCTATTACATGTTCGAGACGTCGGCCTTGCTGGCGCCGTTCTACGTCAACCAGGCCCATAATGACTGGTTGCAGATCATCATAGAAGGCGGCGTTCCGGCAATTGCGTTGCTGGCTTGCGCACTGATCCTGATCGGACGCAGGATATTCACGGTCTTCCGCCTCGGCGCGGACGGCCCGGCGCGCACAGTGGCCTGGATGGCGATAGTTGTGATCCTTTCCTTTGCGAGCCTGGTAGACTACCCTCTTCGCACGCCTCTCTTCCAAACAACGGTTGCGTGGTTGTTCGTTATGCTTGATAGCGCCGCTTTCTCCAGGGGAGCACGGGCGCGGGATGAAGTCGATGAATACGCGGCGTAA
- a CDS encoding polysaccharide export protein produces MTAQDSSIELTDLSELPAPEAVGLYRLGPIQNLQIDVVGAEEISGTYFVDDRGVVEFPYVGEVDVTGRTPSQLASVLASGLRGDYIVDPQVRVRPEEVTQPLISVGGQVAKPGAVPAAISETLLRAVNNAGGLAEFADSGDVLVQREVQGRRYIGVYNLEAIQRGNYPDPAVYPNDIITVGESSRRRTLETILQYVPLLSSTAILIDRVGR; encoded by the coding sequence GTGACCGCCCAGGACAGCTCCATCGAGCTTACCGATCTGAGCGAATTGCCGGCCCCCGAAGCTGTTGGCCTGTACCGGCTTGGGCCGATCCAGAACCTGCAAATCGACGTTGTCGGGGCCGAGGAGATCAGTGGAACCTACTTCGTCGACGATCGCGGCGTAGTCGAGTTTCCCTATGTCGGCGAGGTGGACGTGACGGGCCGCACCCCGTCCCAGTTGGCGTCGGTATTGGCGAGCGGCCTTCGCGGCGACTACATCGTCGATCCGCAGGTTCGCGTCCGCCCCGAAGAGGTGACCCAGCCCTTGATATCGGTGGGCGGTCAGGTGGCGAAACCGGGCGCCGTGCCGGCGGCAATCTCGGAAACGCTTTTGCGGGCCGTCAACAATGCGGGCGGATTGGCCGAATTTGCGGATTCCGGGGATGTCCTCGTGCAACGGGAAGTTCAGGGGCGGCGATATATCGGGGTCTATAACCTGGAAGCAATCCAGCGCGGGAACTATCCGGACCCGGCGGTCTATCCGAACGACATCATCACGGTTGGGGAATCCTCCCGCCGGCGGACGCTCGAGACGATCCTCCAGTACGTTCCGCTGCTCTCTTCGACTGCTATCTTGATCGACCGCGTGGGCCGTTGA